The Methylomusa anaerophila genome has a segment encoding these proteins:
- a CDS encoding DUF1648 domain-containing protein: protein MASQEVIKILRSILTLQLASFVLVTFSFYLAISTYPALPHTFPVHFDLSGTPNRWEMKSWIDVLRLPLIQLGAFVFTTALTFWCVYSPRSLAYLNLPKIDNIKMLKLSDEKQGEIRLLSAVFISMITLFISFLFTIINYQLLQAETTGRNGSPIWIVVVIVISLLGSFISVKKLTSAIKHISGQ from the coding sequence ATGGCATCTCAAGAAGTCATAAAAATACTGCGTAGTATCCTAACTTTACAACTTGCATCTTTTGTTCTGGTGACATTTAGTTTCTATTTAGCCATTTCAACCTATCCGGCTCTTCCACATACCTTTCCAGTCCATTTTGATTTATCCGGTACTCCTAATAGATGGGAAATGAAATCTTGGATTGATGTGCTCCGATTGCCTTTAATCCAACTAGGAGCATTTGTCTTTACGACCGCCTTAACGTTTTGGTGTGTCTATTCACCAAGATCACTGGCATACCTTAACTTGCCGAAAATTGATAATATAAAGATGTTAAAGCTGTCAGATGAAAAACAAGGAGAAATTAGGTTGCTTAGTGCTGTTTTTATCAGCATGATCACTCTCTTTATTTCGTTCTTATTTACTATTATCAACTATCAATTGCTTCAAGCTGAAACAACGGGAAGAAATGGTTCTCCAATTTGGATAGTTGTCGTTATTGTAATTAGTCTATTGGGTAGCTTTATTTCCGTAAAAAAGCTTACTTCGGCAATAAAGCATATTTCAGGGCAGTGA
- a CDS encoding dienelactone hydrolase family protein, whose translation MNKLLAEIIDKSALYQLHRNKSKTWQFSNIGSIPTLEDVHHYYFQPQIPEISFEHVSNRSNYKIGNFRYKSSIENGQCNEYATGIYYQDKLKTPPKLNVILVHGWRQGNGRIKAIYLEPFIKNGYDMYFITLPYHTERQGNNSSYQGELMISANIERTLASIRQAVVDLRALINWLPTNRTSKVILVGISLGGLLVNLTVAVEENIDGIICVFAPNDLSHIAWNTITGKFIKKDFEDNAFSLDQLQTCWAITKTSNFATKIPKEKMLFFSALYDKYIDSKDADKLWEKWGRPKRKLYHCGHAGIALCKKSIANDSLEFIKRKILGEG comes from the coding sequence TTGAATAAACTATTAGCAGAAATAATTGATAAAAGTGCATTATATCAATTACATAGAAACAAAAGTAAGACTTGGCAATTTAGCAATATCGGATCAATTCCGACATTGGAAGATGTTCATCATTATTATTTTCAACCTCAGATACCGGAAATAAGTTTTGAGCATGTAAGTAACCGCAGTAATTATAAGATAGGCAATTTCAGGTACAAAAGTAGTATTGAAAATGGTCAATGTAATGAGTACGCAACAGGTATATATTATCAGGACAAGCTAAAAACTCCACCAAAACTAAATGTTATTTTGGTGCATGGATGGAGACAAGGAAATGGACGAATTAAAGCAATTTATTTAGAGCCTTTTATAAAAAATGGTTATGATATGTATTTTATTACTTTGCCTTATCATACAGAAAGGCAGGGTAATAATTCCTCCTATCAAGGTGAACTTATGATAAGTGCCAATATTGAAAGGACTTTAGCTTCTATAAGACAAGCTGTTGTGGATCTGAGAGCATTAATTAATTGGCTGCCAACCAATAGGACAAGTAAAGTCATATTGGTTGGCATAAGTCTTGGAGGACTACTGGTTAATCTTACGGTTGCGGTTGAGGAAAATATAGACGGCATTATATGTGTTTTTGCTCCAAATGACCTCTCGCACATTGCATGGAATACCATTACCGGAAAGTTCATTAAGAAAGATTTTGAGGATAATGCTTTTTCACTGGATCAGCTGCAAACGTGCTGGGCAATAACAAAGACCAGTAATTTCGCGACGAAAATACCAAAAGAAAAAATGCTGTTTTTTTCAGCACTTTATGATAAATACATAGATTCAAAAGACGCCGATAAGCTTTGGGAAAAATGGGGAAGGCCGAAAAGGAAGCTTTATCATTGCGGGCATGCAGGGATTGCCTTATGTAAAAAGAGCATAGCAAACGACTCACTAGAGTTTATAAAAAGAAAAATATTGGGGGAGGGATAA
- a CDS encoding vWA domain-containing protein, whose amino-acid sequence MKKIPAALILSFLVLTTLTTLTTLTTLTAWVTAGSLEDKIKTTEIPVETNAEGLPLEELLALLSERSGVSIVAVPEVAGLKVDLQSATNQTLAEILEALSKNYQLTYTTNDKKNAIIVFKGSYSNRARAAMPNVSSEAGMDSHMGHKVLLAPAGGYNPPIAFNTEEYKRMYDNNYQDPLSAPVSIFSIDVDTASYSNVRRFINNGRLPPSDAVRAEEMLNYFTYDYPQPTGDHPFSVTTEVSACPWQPGHKLVMIGLQGKNLRADEVPPGNLVFLIDVSGSMNQPNKLPLLQTAFKLLVKQLRAQDKVAIVVYAGRAGLVLEPTAGSEKDKIINAVDSLQAGGSTAGGEGIQLAYKIAEENLVKSGNNRVILATDGDFNVGATSEGELTRLIEERRNKGIFLSVLGFGMGNIKDNKMEALADKGNGIYAYIDNALEAKKVMVGQFAGTLYTIAKDVKLQAEFNPAKVKYYRLVGYENRILENRDFNDDKKDAGDLGAGHSVTAFYEVIPADSEEKIGTADPLLYQRSETVPSDDLLQVKIRYKKPAADSSILFTQGIGSQEITGTPAANFRFAAAVAEYALLLRNSEFKGQASYRQVLELAKKAKGTDEDGYRAEFIKLVEVSQLMDEK is encoded by the coding sequence ATGAAAAAAATACCGGCGGCCTTAATATTGAGTTTTCTGGTTTTGACAACCTTGACAACCTTGACAACCTTGACAACTTTGACAGCATGGGTAACTGCCGGAAGTCTCGAAGATAAGATCAAGACTACGGAAATACCTGTGGAAACTAATGCTGAAGGATTGCCGCTGGAGGAGCTTCTGGCTTTATTAAGCGAGCGGAGCGGCGTCAGCATCGTTGCTGTTCCTGAGGTCGCCGGCTTAAAAGTCGATTTGCAGTCAGCGACAAACCAGACATTGGCCGAGATTTTGGAGGCTCTGAGCAAAAATTACCAGTTAACTTACACAACGAATGATAAAAAGAACGCGATTATTGTTTTTAAGGGCTCATATTCCAACAGGGCACGGGCCGCTATGCCCAATGTTTCTTCTGAGGCCGGTATGGATTCTCATATGGGGCATAAAGTATTGCTTGCGCCCGCAGGCGGCTATAATCCGCCTATAGCATTTAATACCGAAGAATATAAGCGGATGTATGATAATAATTATCAAGATCCATTAAGCGCACCGGTATCAATATTTTCCATTGATGTTGATACCGCTTCTTACAGTAATGTGCGCCGGTTCATTAATAACGGCAGGCTGCCGCCGTCGGATGCGGTCAGAGCGGAGGAAATGCTTAATTATTTTACTTATGATTATCCGCAACCAACCGGGGACCACCCTTTTTCTGTAACAACGGAAGTAAGTGCTTGTCCGTGGCAGCCGGGGCATAAATTGGTAATGATCGGCCTGCAAGGGAAAAACTTAAGGGCAGACGAAGTACCGCCCGGTAATCTGGTATTTTTGATTGATGTTTCAGGTTCGATGAATCAACCCAATAAATTGCCGCTGTTGCAGACTGCCTTTAAATTGCTGGTTAAACAATTGCGGGCGCAAGACAAGGTGGCTATTGTTGTTTATGCCGGCAGGGCCGGATTGGTGCTTGAACCGACTGCCGGCAGTGAAAAAGATAAAATAATCAATGCTGTCGACAGTCTGCAGGCGGGTGGTTCGACTGCAGGCGGCGAAGGGATTCAATTAGCCTATAAGATTGCGGAAGAAAACCTTGTCAAGTCCGGCAACAACCGGGTTATTTTGGCTACTGACGGTGATTTTAATGTTGGCGCAACCAGTGAAGGTGAATTGACCAGACTGATTGAAGAACGGCGTAATAAAGGGATTTTTCTTAGTGTGCTTGGATTTGGCATGGGGAATATAAAAGACAACAAAATGGAGGCGTTAGCTGATAAGGGCAATGGCATTTACGCCTATATCGATAATGCCCTGGAAGCAAAAAAAGTTATGGTTGGGCAATTTGCCGGCACGCTTTACACCATTGCCAAAGATGTCAAGCTTCAGGCTGAATTCAACCCGGCCAAAGTTAAATATTACCGTTTAGTGGGCTATGAAAACAGGATTTTGGAAAACAGAGACTTTAATGATGACAAAAAAGATGCCGGCGATTTGGGCGCAGGCCATTCGGTTACTGCGTTTTACGAGGTAATTCCGGCTGATTCAGAGGAAAAAATCGGAACAGCGGACCCGCTGCTTTATCAACGTTCCGAGACCGTGCCAAGCGATGATTTGCTGCAGGTAAAAATCCGCTATAAAAAACCGGCGGCAGATAGCAGTATTTTGTTCACCCAAGGTATCGGCAGCCAGGAAATTACCGGCACTCCAGCGGCGAACTTCCGGTTTGCCGCCGCTGTTGCCGAATATGCCCTGCTTTTGCGTAATTCCGAATTTAAGGGGCAAGCGTCTTACCGGCAGGTGCTGGAATTGGCGAAAAAAGCCAAGGGGACAGACGAAGACGGGTATCGGGCGGAGTTTATCAAGCTGGTGGAAGTTAGCCAACTAATGGATGAAAAGTAG
- a CDS encoding amino acid permease, whose product MNKGLSAWQLTMMALGTVFGGAFFLGSAVSVKTAGPAIIICYLLAGALIYAILFSLSEMTVAEAAPGSFRVFAQRAYGPGVGFVVGWVYWTGLVLAMSSEATAAAILIKTWLPGISIALAGSAIIIAVTLLNLLGADRLSKLESGLAVVKVLSIVGFILLGAALVGGFINGVPPIGISVLTAEPWFPAGLGGIAGSMLIVVLTFAGFEIIGLAAAEARDPARTVPQAIRYTVAALVGLYVLAFLSLLLLIPTAALTDHASPLVAALTRWGLTWAGAAMNVVLITAILSTMLAAMFGLGRMIRSLAADGHAPAWIKDESGIPRRGILFSGAGMLAGMTLGLVLPETVYLFLISSGGFSLLFSYLVILATHYKFRKLNGCPPAGHCQLPGYPYTSWLAMVSCTAIIASMPLVPGQRTGLVAGVMLVLLYTGTYFIRSRFLHRPAAPSPTTPSALPLWQPQFETSEELQPGQQEPEKKTADRCKR is encoded by the coding sequence ATGAACAAAGGATTATCTGCATGGCAATTGACCATGATGGCATTAGGAACAGTATTCGGCGGCGCTTTTTTCCTTGGCTCGGCTGTATCGGTCAAAACTGCGGGGCCGGCCATCATTATTTGCTATCTGCTGGCAGGAGCGCTCATATATGCCATCCTTTTTTCCCTATCGGAAATGACGGTAGCCGAGGCGGCGCCCGGCTCGTTCCGGGTCTTTGCCCAAAGAGCTTATGGGCCCGGGGTGGGATTCGTAGTCGGCTGGGTCTACTGGACAGGCCTTGTCCTGGCTATGTCCAGTGAAGCAACTGCCGCCGCGATTCTTATCAAGACCTGGCTTCCCGGTATTTCAATAGCGCTGGCCGGATCGGCCATTATCATTGCCGTCACGCTGCTGAACCTGCTTGGCGCCGACCGGTTGAGCAAGCTGGAAAGCGGTCTGGCGGTGGTGAAAGTGTTGTCCATCGTTGGCTTTATCCTTTTAGGAGCGGCACTGGTTGGCGGCTTTATCAACGGCGTGCCGCCGATCGGTATTTCGGTGTTGACGGCAGAACCCTGGTTTCCTGCCGGCCTTGGCGGAATTGCGGGCAGTATGCTCATTGTGGTATTAACCTTCGCCGGGTTCGAAATCATCGGGCTGGCGGCAGCGGAGGCCAGGGACCCCGCCCGGACGGTCCCGCAGGCCATCCGCTACACCGTAGCCGCTTTAGTGGGGTTATATGTACTGGCTTTTTTATCCTTGTTGCTGCTAATCCCGACGGCAGCCCTAACGGACCATGCAAGTCCCCTGGTAGCTGCCTTAACCAGATGGGGACTGACCTGGGCGGGAGCGGCGATGAATGTGGTGCTGATCACCGCCATCCTTTCGACTATGCTGGCGGCCATGTTCGGTCTGGGACGCATGATCCGGTCGCTGGCGGCAGACGGGCATGCTCCCGCCTGGATTAAGGATGAAAGCGGCATTCCCCGCCGCGGCATCCTGTTTTCCGGCGCCGGCATGCTTGCCGGTATGACTCTTGGATTGGTTTTGCCAGAAACCGTATACCTCTTTCTCATCAGTTCCGGCGGGTTTTCCCTGCTTTTCTCCTACCTTGTCATCCTGGCTACCCACTACAAATTCCGCAAGTTGAATGGCTGTCCTCCGGCAGGACATTGCCAGTTGCCGGGATACCCCTATACCTCATGGCTGGCGATGGTGAGTTGTACGGCAATTATCGCCAGCATGCCTCTCGTACCGGGGCAGAGGACAGGTCTGGTTGCGGGGGTGATGCTGGTTCTTCTTTATACCGGAACATACTTCATCCGGTCACGTTTTCTCCACAGGCCGGCGGCCCCGTCACCAACGACACCCTCAGCGCTTCCATTATGGCAACCGCAGTTTGAAACGTCGGAAGAACTGCAGCCCGGACAACAGGAACCGGAGAAAAAAACCGCTGACAGGTGTAAAAGGTAA
- a CDS encoding two-partner secretion domain-containing protein — MRIQRKLKRARRSSQTDFMPKVSQAAKQFQNGRLTTNLQPYHSLWLTRLCISVAALLLGITNYPGTIWAMPDGGQVTAGSGSISQTGNTMTINQTTPNLVINWNGFGINCGERVAFSQPTSAAVALNRVLGNNPTQIFGQLTANGKVFLTNPNGILFAPGSQINVGSLVASTLNIADQDFLTGKYTFANSNNCAAGAVVNQGQITAGGGYIALLAPEVRNEGIIVAKQGTVALGAGQKITLDTKGDGIISLAVDTGAVNAQVANKQYINAAGGMVIMTAKAAGELAGTVVNNGGLIEARSISEKNGIIRLEGGSTGRAANSGTLDASGKNAGETGGTVKILGETVTVADGAAIDVSGVSGGGTVLVGGNYQGQGTEQNATATTVAATATINADAITAGNGGKVVVWANDTTDYYGNISAKGGSVSGNGGSAEVSGKKTLLYKGRTDLRAPQGKTGTLLLDPGEYTISTDATSGNVYNADDLSNQLNSANMVLQTDGTGTGDIAVTAPVTWSSGNSLTLKANNDINVNATVKSTDTGDVVLRADSDADSSGTVTFGTNGKVVTNGAVSIYYNPGGTNTVPIDGIPTTVKDYSNSADYSAYVQNTSGNAGNVAAYMLVNNAKELQSMNLNLSGTYALGKDIDASSVSNFVPIGNEISKFQGILDGNGYRINNLTINRPITDYVGLFGSTMGAAIKDIQLLDVNITGQNFVGGLAGWNYTGSAISNSYSTGMVAAATGNGNAGGLVGCNDGSIVGSYSTSSVAGGFYVGGLVGYNRGPINASYSTGRVTGSDSDVGGLVGYNISSINDSYSTGKVTGATRIGGLIGYSAGSTVNNSYSTGTVGDDDGSSTYVGGLVGWNDNFNTIENCYSSGTVKGTMNVGGLVGNNDRDSTIETSYSAAAVTGKDYIGGLTGYNGSTINNSYSTGAVTGINDSLCVGGLVGENDGGIGNGSINNSYSTGRVTGGSGSTYVGGLVGYNYLGDISASFWDTDTSQQASSSGGTGKSTSDMQRLTTYTDWNSGTWAVIDGKTYPYLKAVSRVASGNVSGYTNNSGKTLQAVVGGTVFDSTATADDGAYYFVLPQNQTFLAFLTGSDTGAVVGAAGTTNMNDLNLEKDTLTVNANGTAMSNSILGMAKGTVAGVPYSYSGGDIILNNGVTFKTTSGTNYTLDGNITTSGSGSQIYQGPVTATKNLSLSSGGGIEMNGSVDVASDLTAIAQTGSIIVNRTVNAGTGNISLTAGADINLNSPVNTTGGVTLTGSGGANTFNIGNGIIANTGTLSINGLGGNDTLTLNDSSNNSNNYTYTITGTRVTREHNEILPVIIDYQNIENLSLKTGKNHNTVNTTLLTGIAQDLTGGNDSTNILNLNGQNAILSSTNSPLSATGYGPVTYSQFGTVNVTNYTTPATPPATDPATPPATDPATPPATDPATPPATDPATPPATDPATPPTADPTTPPITDPATPPATLQDGSGLRETIAVVKSLAIQDSGSTATEPATGISPESRQLVSIDPELLFDKGNNLRLISTPAGGQEIVEQTGITP; from the coding sequence ATGCGGATCCAAAGAAAATTGAAACGTGCCCGGCGAAGCAGTCAAACGGACTTTATGCCTAAAGTCAGCCAAGCTGCCAAGCAGTTTCAGAACGGCAGGCTTACCACCAACCTTCAACCGTATCATTCGCTATGGCTGACAAGGCTCTGCATATCCGTTGCCGCTTTGCTGCTAGGTATCACAAATTATCCCGGCACCATATGGGCCATGCCGGATGGCGGGCAAGTAACAGCAGGCAGCGGGAGCATCAGCCAGACCGGCAACACGATGACTATCAATCAGACTACCCCAAACCTGGTCATCAACTGGAACGGATTTGGTATAAACTGCGGTGAGCGGGTTGCCTTCAGCCAGCCTACCTCTGCCGCCGTTGCCCTTAACAGGGTACTGGGCAACAACCCTACCCAAATATTTGGCCAACTGACTGCTAACGGTAAAGTATTCCTTACCAATCCCAACGGCATTCTCTTTGCCCCGGGATCCCAAATCAACGTTGGCAGTTTGGTAGCAAGCACGCTAAATATTGCCGATCAGGATTTCCTGACGGGGAAATATACCTTTGCCAACAGCAATAACTGTGCCGCCGGTGCAGTTGTAAACCAGGGCCAAATTACTGCCGGTGGCGGCTATATAGCCTTGCTGGCGCCGGAAGTAAGAAACGAAGGAATTATTGTTGCCAAACAAGGCACTGTAGCTCTGGGCGCCGGTCAAAAAATCACGCTTGATACCAAGGGAGACGGAATCATAAGCCTTGCTGTAGACACCGGCGCCGTTAACGCCCAGGTGGCCAACAAACAATACATAAACGCCGCCGGCGGCATGGTTATTATGACCGCTAAAGCCGCAGGCGAACTGGCTGGAACAGTGGTAAACAACGGCGGTTTAATCGAGGCGCGGAGCATATCTGAAAAGAACGGAATTATTAGGCTCGAAGGCGGTTCCACGGGAAGAGCTGCCAATAGCGGCACTCTGGACGCCTCAGGTAAAAATGCGGGCGAAACCGGCGGTACAGTCAAGATATTGGGCGAAACGGTGACTGTCGCCGACGGTGCCGCCATTGACGTATCCGGCGTGAGCGGCGGCGGTACAGTCCTGGTTGGCGGCAATTATCAGGGCCAGGGGACGGAGCAAAACGCCACCGCTACTACGGTGGCAGCTACTGCGACCATTAATGCCGATGCCATCACCGCCGGCAACGGCGGTAAGGTGGTGGTGTGGGCCAATGATACCACCGATTATTACGGCAATATCAGCGCCAAGGGCGGTTCGGTGAGCGGCAACGGCGGCAGCGCCGAAGTGTCGGGCAAGAAAACACTCCTGTACAAGGGCCGCACTGATCTCAGAGCGCCCCAGGGAAAGACCGGCACTCTGCTGCTGGACCCCGGGGAGTACACCATCAGCACCGACGCCACCAGCGGCAATGTGTATAACGCCGATGACCTAAGCAATCAGCTCAATTCCGCCAACATGGTCCTCCAGACCGACGGCACCGGCACCGGTGACATCGCCGTGACCGCTCCGGTGACATGGTCGAGCGGCAATAGTCTCACCCTTAAAGCCAACAACGACATCAACGTCAATGCCACCGTCAAAAGCACCGACACCGGCGACGTGGTACTGCGGGCAGACAGTGATGCCGACAGCAGCGGCACGGTCACCTTCGGGACAAATGGCAAAGTGGTAACTAACGGTGCGGTGTCCATCTACTATAACCCTGGCGGGACTAACACCGTCCCCATCGACGGGATTCCGACCACTGTCAAGGACTATAGCAATTCTGCCGACTATTCGGCTTATGTGCAGAATACATCCGGCAACGCCGGCAACGTCGCCGCCTACATGCTGGTGAACAACGCGAAAGAGCTCCAGTCCATGAACCTCAACCTTTCAGGCACCTACGCGCTGGGAAAAGACATTGATGCCAGCAGTGTTAGTAATTTTGTACCTATTGGTAACGAAATCAGTAAATTTCAGGGAATATTGGACGGAAATGGATATCGGATAAACAATCTTACTATCAATCGTCCTATAACCGATTATGTTGGTTTATTCGGGTCCACTATGGGAGCTGCGATTAAAGATATCCAGTTGCTTGACGTCAACATCACCGGTCAAAACTTCGTAGGCGGTTTGGCGGGGTGGAATTATACCGGTAGTGCGATCAGCAATAGCTACAGCACGGGTATGGTAGCTGCGGCAACCGGTAACGGCAATGCAGGCGGACTGGTGGGCTGCAATGACGGCAGTATCGTCGGCAGCTACAGCACAAGTTCGGTTGCAGGCGGTTTTTACGTAGGCGGGCTGGTGGGATACAACAGGGGTCCTATCAACGCGAGTTACAGCACGGGGAGGGTAACCGGCAGTGATAGTGATGTAGGCGGACTGGTAGGATACAACATAAGTTCTATCAACGACAGCTATAGTACAGGCAAGGTAACCGGCGCCACACGTATAGGCGGGCTGATTGGGTATAGCGCCGGCAGCACTGTCAACAACAGTTACAGTACAGGTACGGTGGGCGATGATGACGGTAGCAGTACCTATGTAGGCGGGCTGGTAGGGTGGAATGATAATTTCAACACAATCGAAAACTGTTACAGCAGCGGTACCGTGAAGGGTACTATGAATGTAGGCGGGTTGGTAGGAAATAACGATAGGGACAGCACTATCGAAACCAGCTACAGCGCGGCTGCGGTAACCGGCAAAGACTATATAGGCGGTCTGACCGGATATAATGGCAGTACAATCAACAACAGCTACAGCACGGGGGCGGTAACCGGCATTAATGACAGTCTTTGTGTAGGCGGTCTGGTAGGAGAAAATGACGGCGGCATCGGCAACGGCTCTATCAACAACAGCTATAGCACAGGCAGGGTAACTGGCGGCAGTGGCAGTACTTATGTAGGCGGCCTGGTAGGATACAATTACTTAGGCGATATCAGCGCCAGTTTTTGGGACACCGATACTTCCCAGCAAGCCAGCAGTAGTGGCGGAACGGGCAAATCAACGAGCGACATGCAGCGGCTAACCACGTATACGGATTGGAATAGCGGTACATGGGCTGTTATAGATGGAAAGACATATCCGTATCTGAAGGCAGTATCGCGGGTGGCTTCAGGAAATGTCAGCGGCTACACGAATAACAGCGGTAAGACATTACAGGCAGTGGTGGGGGGAACGGTATTTGACAGCACTGCTACCGCTGATGATGGGGCATATTATTTTGTCCTGCCGCAAAACCAGACTTTTCTCGCATTTCTTACCGGCAGTGATACGGGTGCGGTAGTGGGCGCGGCCGGAACTACCAATATGAACGACCTGAATCTGGAAAAAGATACATTGACTGTAAACGCCAATGGCACTGCCATGTCCAATAGCATCCTCGGGATGGCTAAGGGAACCGTAGCCGGTGTTCCATACAGTTATTCCGGCGGCGACATTATCCTGAATAATGGCGTTACCTTTAAAACAACCAGTGGAACGAATTACACTCTTGACGGGAATATCACCACCAGCGGCAGTGGCTCTCAAATATACCAAGGACCGGTGACCGCTACCAAAAACCTAAGTCTTAGCAGTGGCGGGGGAATAGAAATGAATGGTTCGGTTGATGTCGCCAGTGACCTGACTGCGATAGCTCAAACCGGCAGCATAATAGTCAACAGGACGGTAAATGCCGGAACAGGAAATATAAGCCTGACGGCGGGCGCCGACATTAACCTCAATTCACCGGTCAATACTACCGGCGGTGTTACTCTTACCGGCTCAGGCGGGGCAAATACCTTTAACATCGGCAATGGGATTATCGCTAACACCGGCACCCTAAGCATAAACGGTTTGGGCGGGAATGACACCCTGACGCTAAACGACAGCAGCAATAATAGCAATAACTATACATACACCATAACCGGAACCCGGGTAACACGCGAACATAACGAAATCCTCCCGGTGATAATCGACTATCAGAATATCGAAAACTTATCGCTAAAAACAGGAAAGAATCACAATACAGTAAATACCACCTTACTTACCGGTATAGCCCAAGACCTGACAGGCGGGAATGACAGTACCAATATTTTAAATCTCAATGGGCAAAACGCCATATTGTCGTCGACCAATTCTCCATTAAGCGCAACCGGGTATGGCCCAGTGACCTATAGTCAATTTGGCACTGTAAACGTGACAAATTATACAACTCCGGCAACCCCGCCGGCAACGGATCCGGCAACTCCGCCGGCAACCGATCCGGCAACTCCGCCGGCAACCGATCCGGCGACCCCGCCGGCAACGGATCCGGCGACCCCGCCGGCAACCGATCCGGCGACTCCGCCGACAGCTGATCCGACAACCCCGCCGATAACGGATCCGGCGACCCCGCCGGCAACCCTTCAGGACGGAAGCGGGTTGAGAGAAACAATCGCTGTAGTCAAATCCCTCGCCATCCAAGACTCCGGCAGTACGGCTACAGAACCGGCAACTGGCATTAGTCCCGAAAGCCGGCAACTTGTTAGCATAGACCCCGAACTGCTTTTCGATAAAGGCAACAACCTCCGCTTGATAAGTACACCGGCCGGCGGTCAAGAAATAGTCGAACAAACGGGAATAACGCCATAA